The Clostridium cylindrosporum DSM 605 genome includes the window AGCAGGCTTTTGTGTTACTGGCTTATCTGGGAACACTTTTATCCAAAGTTTTCCCCCTCTTCTGATGTATCTATTTATAGCAATTCTTGCAGCTTCGATTTGGTTGCTTGTTATCCAACCGCATTCTAAAGCCTGGATTGCGTAATCTCCGTAAGCGATAAAGTTACCTCTTGTAGCTTTACCAGTCATTCTACCACGTTGAACCTTACGATGTTTTACTCTCTTAGGCATTAACATTACGTTATTCCTCCTTCCTGTATAAGTCTCAAATTACTTCTTTGAAGTTTCCTTTTTTTCTCTTTCCATAGGAGTTGCAAGTTCTCTTCTCTTTCCAAGAACTTCACCCTTGTAAATCCAAACCTTAACACCGATTTTACCGTATGTTGTGTTTGCTTCAGCAAATCCGTAATCAATGTCAGCTCTTAGTGTTTGTAGTGGAATAGTACCTTCGTTGTATCCTTCAGTTCTAGCCATTTCAGCTCCACCTAGTCTACCTGCACATGCAGTCTTGATACCCTTTATTCCAAATTTCATTGATCTAGAAATTGTTTGCTTCATAGCCTTTCTAAATGAAACTCTCTTTTCAAGTTGAAGAGCTATGTTTTCAGCAACAAGTTGTGCATCAGTTTCAGGGTTCTTAACTTCAACAATATTAATAAGAACATTCTTTGAAGTCATCTTTTGGATTTGTTTCTTTAATTCTTCAACACCTGCTCCGCCTTTTCCGATTACGATTCCTGGCTTCGCTGTAAAGATGTTTATCTTAACTCTATTTGCAGTTCTTTCAATTGTTGTTCTTGAAATACCAGCTGTATAAAGCTTATTCTTAATGAATTTTCTTATTTGGTTGTCTTCAATTAGTTGGTCTGCAAAATTCTTCTTGTCTGCATACCATTTTGCACTCCACTCTTTGATTACACCTACTCTTAGTCCGTGTGGATTAACTTTTTGTCCCACGCTTTGACCCTCCTTCCGAGATTATGCTCTTTCTTTAACTGCCATTGTAATATGGCTAGTTCTCTTTAATATTCTAAATGCTCTACCTTGAGCGTGTGGTCTGTATCTCTTTAGTGAAGGTCCTTGACCTACGAATGTTTCTGATACATAAAGCTTTGATACATCCATCTTGTTGTTGTTTTCAGCGTTTGCTATAGCTGATTTAAGAAGCTTTTCTACAACAGGAGCAGCTGCTCTTGGTGTGTGCTTAAGTATAGCTATTGCTTCTCCAACGTTTTTTCCTCTTATTAAATTAAGTACAACTCTAACCTTTAGAGGAGACATTCTAATATATTTAGCGTATGCTCTTGCTTCCATTTTAGCGCCCTCCTTTCACTATC containing:
- the rpsC gene encoding 30S ribosomal protein S3, translated to MGQKVNPHGLRVGVIKEWSAKWYADKKNFADQLIEDNQIRKFIKNKLYTAGISRTTIERTANRVKINIFTAKPGIVIGKGGAGVEELKKQIQKMTSKNVLINIVEVKNPETDAQLVAENIALQLEKRVSFRKAMKQTISRSMKFGIKGIKTACAGRLGGAEMARTEGYNEGTIPLQTLRADIDYGFAEANTTYGKIGVKVWIYKGEVLGKRRELATPMEREKKETSKK
- the rplP gene encoding 50S ribosomal protein L16 encodes the protein MLMPKRVKHRKVQRGRMTGKATRGNFIAYGDYAIQALECGWITSNQIEAARIAINRYIRRGGKLWIKVFPDKPVTQKPAETRMGSGKGSPEYWVAVVKPGRILFELTGVPEDTAREAMRLAMHKLPMKTKFVTRRDFEEMGGEVNEG
- the rplV gene encoding 50S ribosomal protein L22, whose translation is MEARAYAKYIRMSPLKVRVVLNLIRGKNVGEAIAILKHTPRAAAPVVEKLLKSAIANAENNNKMDVSKLYVSETFVGQGPSLKRYRPHAQGRAFRILKRTSHITMAVKERA